The Scleropages formosus chromosome 3, fSclFor1.1, whole genome shotgun sequence genome contains the following window.
ccagacatacacatgtaaatgtaaatctaatgcTAATTAACCTTATTATTAGTGATATAATAGGGCAGCAGGTACTAGCGTTCCTTCACAATGCCTGGACAGGGGTTCGATGCCCACTAGGTTgttgtgaagtttgcatgctGTGTTCAGGTAGGTTTACTCTTATATTCCAAAGACAAGTGTGGTACAgggcaatggtaaaccacttttTACCCTCCCTTTCCTTGAATCAGTTtcaaaggcacttaccctaccTAATATGTACACTAAAATGATAATCACATATGCCTTGTAAACAAGAATGTTTGATGTACACAGGTAATGTATTTTCTGGaggttaattttatttcattatggtGAATTGTCTATTTCCATTCATTAAAGAGCTGCACCCAGAACAgtattattaaatgtttaatgtttgttgACAAATGTTTAAGTTCTAATTCTGCAAACTTATTTCAGACAGCTGGTAGAATAGGAGGCAgcgttgctgcctttggctctaaaggttcaattgcaggttcaatccccacctctggctgtaggacccttgagcgaggtacttacactgaactgctccagtaaaattagccagctgtgtaaatgggtaaataattgtaaccttaacattgtaagaggcttttggagaaaagtcagttGAATATATGCAgatttgttatttatattaatttaataacaaaTGTAACTTTTGAATACCGTGAATATTTCATCGaaaaggcacttttttccaCCTTATGTTCCCCATTACTCTAATTGACAACATCAGAATTCACAGAGGGTGGGGGGGCCTGGTAGTgcggcggcacagtggcgcggcaggtttggccgggtcctgctctctggtgggtccgagGTTTgcgtcccgcgtggggtgccttgcgacggactggtgtcccgccctgggtgtgcgtgtgtgtccccCATGCCCTTTGCCCTTTGGCACCAGGCTAGGCCCCGTTTTGCCGCAaacccactcgggacaagtgcggtctcagactgtgtgtgtgggtgtatctTTCCTTTTTCAACAGTATATGACAGCATGTGGGGGGGGTTCGAAGGAAGCTCCTTTGAGCAGAAAGCAACATCTCTATtagactctaaccactatgccacctgctgtccctaccctcaccctGGGCTCCTCCTACCTTTACTCGTGTAAATTATTGAattattacttttctttttccacttgtcGCTTTCGACCGCGCGCTCTGCTGGGTCTCGGGTTCCGCCGTCCCGCGCTCGTCGTTGGCGCAGCTGCCCTGGTGCAGGCGCGCGCCGCCGCTCGCGCAGCAGTAGCGCAGCTCACACCTCCCGCAGCAGACGAGTGCGTCTCGCGCGTCGATGCGCTCGGGAGTCGAGACGGCGGAAGCCGCTCCGCCAGACGCCGCGGGCGCGTCCTGCGAcccgtggcagtaccccccccccccccccccgacccaccgACCCACCGGAGGCGGCACGCGCGACGtccagcaggaggagcagcgcCCACGCGACGGGCGCCGCGAGACTGCGGCTCCCCCCGAGGACGCGCGTGGAGTGCGCGAGACCGAGCGGTGCCCGACTGTGGGGACCGGATGCACGAGAACTCAGAGGAACGAGAAAGCACCGATGCCTGAGGATGCCGGTGGAAGTTTTCATAATAATCGGCTCGCGCCGTAAGCGCGCCCATCCTTACGCTTAGATAAAAACTAATAAACAGCGAGTCATCTAAAACCCCATtgcaaaaaactggaaaaaaaaaacacacacacacacacaaaaccgctgaaataaaattaaaaacacacaaaggacGAGTTGTGATTCCGCGAAGCCCAGACTAGTGACCACTGCGAGCCGCGACTTTACTTTAGGCTCTAACCCGTGTCACGCGCTGGGCGGACCGCTGAGCGCGCGGTCATTTTACTCCCCGGGACCAGGCTTTGCTGGGGAACTCAATCCGTACAACACGGATAGACTCACAGGAACAGAAACACTCGCGGAAAGAACCAAAGTTTAAACGAAGAAACCCAGCGGAGCGCCGTGACGCAGACTGTGCGCGCGCTCCTCCTGCTCGGCTCCGTGGTTCCGAGCCGAAACAGGCCAGGTCATCGCCTTAcagctaataaaataaattcgTGAATCGTCAATCGCTTTTTTAGCTCACGACAATTTAAACGGCAACAACAATTTAATGACAGCATTTTAttgacaaaatttaaaaagcgcCACTTGAAGATTCATTTCTCTCCAAAGAAGAAAAGCGTAATTTTTTATGAAACTACGGGAAGTagatttttattgttaaatgtttgttttgaccCGATTTTCATTCAAACCTAAATATAAAAAGGTTCTTGTTTGCCTTGTTTCTCAAGGAGAATAAAAATTCTCCGGAATGCTGCTGTCCGCGCTCGCACCCCACTCCACGGCGGACGGTCCCCGTTTCCATGGCGACGCGCCGTTTTCATCAGTAGGGGAACCGCTCGCTAAACCTTCACCTTGAGGCTGAAGGCACTTCCAGGTGAGAAGGTCGAGCTGGAAGGACTCGGTCGGCGCTCCTCTGCGGGAAAGACGCGCTCAGATGTTTCAGTGGAGCTGTTTCCATTTCCCACTCAGGATTATGACTTTGTTTGTTTAGATTTTACATAAACcagcaatttatttaaaatgtgtttttatagtGTCTAAATattagtcagttttttttttttttaaaggggttGTGCTCTTAAACCCTTTACATGATACAATAGATGCAACAAGCTGACAACATTAATTCAGAGCAGTCTCTTTCAAATGAAAAGGCCATCATCTGTCTCtattattaaatacatattttattaaggAAATGAGGTGAAATCAGCAAACGCTAGTCAAAATGCCGAGCTGTAATTCAATACTTTGAAAACCAGTTGtttaaatttcataaaatttcaaaaggctaaaaattaaatgcatttatacatttagttgCATATTAATTATGCTTGTATTCCTGTTGTTTTTAGTGAATTTCTGGATGCCCCAATACATATAATTCCAAGTCTGGTCTTGTAGTACTACAGATTACCATTTGTGTTTATATACAAGGCCTTCTGCCATTTATCTGAAGGGGGTCACAAAAGAGGATGGACAGGTTCACCTCTTAGAACCTGGAACTTCAACAAATAGTGTGTACTTTACTGCTGATGAAGTTCAGGAATAGTGTGTCACAGTGTTTGAAACGCCATCAGCACCCAGACATATATATCTGTGATAAATGGGTGaccacaagaagaaaaaaatggtatgATGAGATACTTCGAGTTTAAATGTCAGGAGgacacagctgctgcaggggaTCATCTCCAGATGCCAGGTGAGCACATGTAGTTCCCCTTCGTTACCACCAATACAACTTCAATGTCACCCTACGGGTGATCATTCCTTCTTGTTATAGACGAAGCAGGAGAATCCCTGCATTTTGAAAGCGTGAGGgacaaatgtaattatttccaaAACGGCGGACCGCACGTCCCTTGCAGAAGTTGCACCACTGCTATGCTTGGGAGTGAAGTGAGCCTGATGATAATGAGCAGTCAGAAAACAAGGGGAGAAACAACTATTTACTCCATGTCCATAATGAGAAGCAGAAACTGCAGGTGGTTCTACCTGCGGTGGATGAGCCCACGGTGACCCTGACTCGTCACAGGCAGGTCCACAGGCTCcagtgtgtgagtcacacagGAAGTCACACAAGACAAAATCTTCAGTGGCACACAGATGGGCAGGGGATCAAAGGAGCCAGTCCTTTCTTCAAGGAGAATGTGTGTGGAACCATGCAGGTGTGGACAGGTGTGCACACCATCTACTGGGAAAACAGGTCCTTGGAGATACATCCTAAGAATTAAACATAAGGGAtggcacacacatgcacaaacacacatagatAAACGCAAAAACACACCTGAAGTGGAGACTTCCTCATTTCTGAAGGCAATTCAGCTTCTCGCGAAACTGTGTTACAATGATCGCCACGAACCCGATGGCCACACCCAAGGCTGCCACGGCCACTCCCACGATTGTGCCAACAGATTCCTGGAGCCCGAGCAAGCCTGGGGACAGGCCGAAACGGAACCGCTGTTTTCATCAGAAGTTCGTTTCCAAGACTTTCTTTTGCGTGGAAAATACAGCTCCActtcccaccccctccacacGCACACCTGTGTTGAAGGGCTCACCTTTTCTCTGCAGGATGCTGAGCTTGGTGCCACTTCCCTGCAGCACAGTGCCATTGTGGACACCAACAAGGCACAGGAACACTCCACGGTCCTCTAGGGAGACGTTGAGCAGCGTCATGGACACGTCTCCGCCTCCGAGATTGCCGCTGAGGAAGACACGGCCCACGAAGCCATCCCCCTCCGTGTGGTTCCCCTTGAGGACAGTCTGTTCCCCCTGCGGTCCATGATGATGCCATTGGACCGCTGTCTCTGTGAGAAATACCCCCTTTACCAGGCAGGAGAAGGTCACATCctctccctcttcagccttcaCCTTCTCCGGGCTCTGCTCCAAGGCAGGCACCACCTCTGTAGGGGACATGGCTGGAATCTTTGACAGATGTGTGTGGACATCAGTGGAGTTGGAGAGCTCAGATGTGACAGCTCCATTGCAGATGAGGCACACAGAGGTAAGTTCTCCTGGGTGGGAGGAAAAGTAATGTCCCATTTGTCACTCATGTGTTACATGGCAAGAAAGAGAGATTTTGTCTTCTGGGCTCAGGGCCGGACACTAATGGAGTCGGAAAGCATGAGGATATTACATGGACAACATGCCCGAGGAGCACAGTGAGATATCCAGGTTTTGTCTTTTCAGCACCAAGGCTGGAAGCACTGCTTTAGCCTTATTTTGTACCTTTGTGATTTTAATTTGCACATTAAATCAGCATCTCAAACTAGGTGACACCCCTGTCTCGATGTGTCAAATCAGGTAACCTTTACCATCACTGAAGGGGGGAAATTGGCTGAAATCAGTCCAACTCATAAGTTTATTGTCCTATTAATGTtgttcctctcctttccacctggtgcatcagacatctccgcacgcattgctgcctgcctgtgggacatctcttcatggatgtatgatcaccacctccaactcaacctctccaaaccagagattctttacctcccaactggcttgtcctcctgtcatgacctctcgatcaaactggacaactcactcatttcgcccagctcctttgctaagagtctgggagtaacgattgatgccagtctgtcgtTCTCTCGGCATATCGAAGCCACggcccggtcctgcagatacatcctgcataatattcgtaggatccgtccctacctcactactgactctgcccaactacttgtccaggccatggagaCTTcacatctggactactgcaactctctcctgtatggccttcctgctattgccatcaaacctctgcagcttctacaaaatgctgctgcacaaattgtgtttgatttgtcaaagcgttcccatgtatctcctctactcatctctctgcactggcttcctttagttgcccgtatcaaattcaaaacactggttactgtgtacaaatgcatcaatagaactgctcccggctatttacaggacttgatcaaccggtacaccccagccaggccccttcgctcatctacttctgctctcttagtggtcccgcgcacgaaaggcaaagctcggaggttctccgttctgggtccgttgtggtggaatgacctttccctgtcactcagaaccgcggaaactctgtctgttttcaagaagggtctaaaaacccaccttttccagatccacttcgcccaagatctctccagctcatctatggtgtaactgttcacgcatcgtaactccagaagcatccccagatacaacctttattcagccactactctggtattgtactgctcatttgtgtatcttataatatttagtTAAAATTGTTGTGGATATCggaatttgtctatcctgtgtctttacttgaacgatgaacctcggtgcagcaagtggtagggaacaaactaggtttgcttgagactctcatgtctgcagctatgtctccttctctcaatgtaacgcataaattgtatttttgctgagatgtacttcgctttggacaaaagcatctgctaaatgaataaatgtaagtgtaaatgtattttcctgaCACCCAAAGTCAATACTGAGAATACAAGGGCAACAAGatcacatcattttttttttaaaaggagaaGAAACAATTATCTACCTAAATTCAAATATATTAAAggttatataaaattatatttatttatcagtaaaATAGTTAACTGCTCAAGGTACAGGCCATTATGGTTTCACAGAGGAGTAATTGAACAGTGTTTACAAGGGCTgggatttttatttgttttaatatacaTTATTCAGGAAGCAGAGgtttgaaaatatcgtaaaaCTTAACATTACTAGTGTATGTCTTTGTGCCAACAGAGTTGTGTCCTTGTGTGTGCCACAGTTCTATAAATATGGCAAACAGCAAAGTGACACTAAATCTCAGTTGCAAAATTAGAAACACAAAAGTCAAATGGATTAAAGTATCAAAGTGCTGCAGAGCCACAGCAAAGGAACCGTGGAACTGGATCTGCGAACCTGCACACGGCTGAGACCTGCAGAGTGTGCCGCAACGCATGCAGTAATGCTTTATATGCAGACAGGGCTTCATCCCCATGGCCATGAGCATCACACACTGCAAGGGTGAAACGCTAAGACAGAGACTCCTGCTGTAAGGAAGGTTacagtagggttagggttaggaaggCTCTTGCCTAAAGCAGTGCACCAGCAAGCAACTGACAACACAGTGGACTAAACGTACTATAAGTACTATAACACATAAATAACTTTAATGAaccttttcaagaaaaaaacGAGCCCCAGCCAGCATGACAGTTAGGGACACAGAGGAAGGAGCACAGATTGGAGGACAAAGGTAAGAAAAACCAAATGGAGAAGAGTTTTCAGTCTAgacaaaaatgctttttattacAGCACATGCACCTGTAAACATAGTGAGTGACCGCAGCAAAGTGTGTGCtgcataaggtgtgtgtgtctgagtgacacCTATGAGGATACAAGGCGTTCTTACCCAGCAGCAAAAGAACCCAGAGCGGCGTGAGGGTGAGGCGAGCAGCACCAGTGAGAAGGACCATGGCTCTCAGGGCTCTAGGCTCCACTGAGGGCAGCAGGATGGGCAGCGCTTGTCTCATAGCTGCTTCTGATCACATTTCCTTCATCCGTCACTGCCGAATGGTTGCTGATCCCTATGGACATTCtctctacgtgtgtgtgtgtgtgtctcactgagACTGTTTATGAATGTGTGGTGCTTTAAGAAATGAATCCTCTGAAAAATTGACTGGTTAGTGTTATCTGAGTTctaatttgtttttgctgtaatCAAATTCAATTAGTcacagatttattaatttattagttgagggcagcaggtggtgaagtggttagaactgctgctctGCACTCGAAGGACTGAGGTTCACATCCCcattctgctgtaatacccttgattaaggcacttaccctaaatttctccaccAGAAAtactcacctgtataaatgagtaccTCAGTGTAACTGTCTTCATgttgtaagttattttggagaagaTAATTCTCCAAATCAGATAGTCATGTAAATGGTGCAAAGCACCTATAATTCCTTAAAAACACTCAGAGGTTAGAATTGAggtgaacccaagtgcagaattcatttaaaagtGAAGAGTGTAGCAGTGCACAGGCATGTGTGGACAGGAGATGCTGCAACAGAGATTTCCATTCAGGACTCCATGGTAATAAGTACTGCTGGTGCTCCTTATATCTTGTTCTTGATGATGGTGATCAGGTTCAGGTCTGCACCAACACATACCACGGCAGGTCACTGTGAAGCGAACAAGAAGCTGAATACCACAGTTAGAGAGCTCATTCTGAAGATGTTGTGTAGGAGGAAGTGACAGGCTTTGGTTAGTGAAGGGATATGACGATCGTAAGCAAGTGTTTCAGAGATGTGCTGATGAGCTCACGTTGAGGGGATGACTGGTTCCACAACAACTTTACTGATTTGCAAAAGATAAGACAGAAGGAGGTTAGAAGATGGTGGCTAAGCTTTTAAGAAAGAGCTTGTAGGATAGTGGTGAatgctattgcctttggacccagtggttgtaggtttaaatcaCAGCAGATCTTCCAGCTGTATTATCCtagagcaagctacttaccctaaattgctctggtaataTGATCtatctctataaatgggtgaataattgtaagctgctttagggaaaagcatcaactaagcTAGACCAAGGTTATGGCCATCCATCTATGGGGACATGTCTGAATGAAAAGTGGTAAATCAAGGAATTATGTGCATAGAGGAAACCATGAGAGAGCATGTCCTTACTGAAGGATCAAagagggacagctgatagtgtagtggctagagctgctgcctttggatctaaaggttgcaggtttgatctctggctgtagtacccttaagtaaggtacttatcctaaattgcactaagttacctagctgtgtaaatgggtaaataattgtaagcatgtCATAGTTGTGACCTTAAGGGGCTACCCCtggaactccccagaattcccctctccAGCACTAAACATCAATAGAATGACAACCGATGAACACAAACATCAATTATTTACACGACGCTGGTATGACTCCCCTCAGCgccattacaatatttacatttattcatttagctgatgcttttctccaaagtgacttacagtgttgaccGTGGGGTGCagtaggggggctgggagtgacccagggggattctctCCAGTGATCTGCAcctcttgtactgtctgaagcatctttgtcaagactgctaATGAAAGACATGTA
Protein-coding sequences here:
- the LOC108923779 gene encoding uncharacterized protein LOC108923779; protein product: MRQALPILLPSVEPRALRAMVLLTGAARLTLTPLWVLLLLGELTSVCLICNGAVTSELSNSTDVHTHLSKIPAMSPTEVVPALEQSPEKVKAEEGEDVTFSCLVKGVFLTETAVQWHHHGPQGEQTVLKGNHTEGDGFVGRVFLSGNLGGGDVSMTLLNVSLEDRGVFLCLVGVHNGTVLQGSGTKLSILQRKGLLGLQESVGTIVGVAVAALGVAIGFVAIIVTQFREKLNCLQK